A region of Carassius carassius unplaced genomic scaffold, fCarCar2.1 SCAFFOLD_112, whole genome shotgun sequence DNA encodes the following proteins:
- the LOC132136694 gene encoding uncharacterized protein LOC132136694 translates to MHQNVFDYIHVDDRQEFRQQLHWAMNPSPDGSGEDLVFSSLFQSESGDVPPEFSWFLTRCFILRVRCLLDSSSGFLTMQFQGRLKFLHGQRKKTSSGALLPPQLALFCVAVPLLLPSIPEMKMKSGMMKGKHRNPGVLTSLDHNDRDDPFSRPHMSQHSIKYKSEGHYGPDEPVVFCRSSGQSLDCGAWPVRSSSVRTVDLLPGAQLCRHTHRSASGYYSHRAEAYDDYSIKSENFCYEAPGEGYDTNMMLEPPIKMEQDSDSENGCGRPWTDGERFLSGCDGVQMKAEDGYAEQYSCQRMKGATYSSHYPSNTYSGTRALKSVLNREALTSQCVDAYAADYKGYVQHDYKTGYEFKGHGLLHCIKQEPADAPLWLDVSSSGPRINMSSAHKTNPCVFMQ, encoded by the exons ATGCATCAGAACGTGTTTGATTATATTCACGTGGATGACCGACAGGAGTTCAGACAGCAGCTGCACTGGGCCATGAACCCTTCACCTGACGGCTCGG GTGAAGATTTAGTGTTCAGCAGTTTGTTCCAGTCTGAGTCGGGTGACGTTCCTCCAGAGTTCTCCTGGTTCCTGACCCGCTGCTTCATCCTGCGCGTGCGCTGCTTACTGGACAGCAGCTCCGGATTCCTG ACGATGCAGTTTCAAGGACGATTGAAGTTCCTTCACGGTCAAAGGAAGAAGACGTCATCCGGAGCGCTTCTGCCTCCTCAGCTGGCTCTGTTCTGCGTCGCTGTGCCTCTGCTCCTGCCCTCCATCCCTGAGATGAAGATGAAGAGCGGCATGATGAAGGGCAAACACAGGAACCCTGGAGTTCTCACCTCGTTAGATCACAA TGACAGAGATGATCCTTTCAGTCGTCCACACATGAGCCAACACAGCATCAAGTACAAGAGCGAAGGTCACTACGGCCCAGACGAGCCTGTGGTCTTCTGCAGGTCGAGCGGTCAGAGCCTGGACTGCGGCGCGTGGCCCGTGAGAAGCTCCTCGGTCCGGACGGTCGACCTGCTGCCCGGTGCTCAGCTCTGCAGACACACGCATCGATCAGCCTCTGGATATTACAGTCACAGAGCTGAAGCCTACGACGACTACAGCATCAAGAGCGAGAACTTCTGCTACGAAGCTCCCGGCGAGGGATACGACACAAACATGATGCTGGAGCCGCCCATAAAGATGGAGCAAGACTCAGACTCGGAGAACGGCTGCGGACGGCCCTGGACGGATGGTGAGCGTTTCCTGAGCGGCTGTGACGGTGTGCAGATGAAAGCGGAGGATGGATACGCAGAGCAGTATTCCTGCCAGAGGATGAAGGGAGCGACGTACAGCAGTCACTATCCCTCGAACACTTACAGCGGGACCCGAGCGCTCAAGAGCGTCCTGAACAGAGAAGCACTGACCTCACAGTGTGTGGACGCCTACGCTGCTGACTACAAAGGGTACGTACAGCACGACTACAAAACGGGTTACGAGTTCAAAGGTCACGGGCTGCTTCACTGCATCAAACAGGAGCCGGCTGACGCTCCGCTGTGGCTCGACGTCTCCAGCAGCGGCCCGAGGATCAACATGAGCAGCGCACACAAGACCAACCCCTGCGTCTTCATGCAGTAG
- the pigm gene encoding GPI mannosyltransferase 1 → MDARLCVLLSGAVLIRCVLLCIGVYQDQSLQLKYTDVDYHVFTDASRFITQGQSPYERSTYRYTPLLALLLTPNVLLSAHCGKLLFVGCDLLSALLLFRLLVLRGSSRSSARVYCGLWLFNPLTIGVSTRGNAESLLAVLVLSSLLCLESRRRTSAALLFGLSVHMKIYPVTYALPIALSLTGAPSRGRGLIQNLLRCFNRDLLQFAAVSGSVFLALNLIFYNMYGWEFLQESYLFHLTRRDIRHNFSPYFYMLYVTAEHRCSGVLSLVCFLPQLLLLLLSSLAFRSDLPFCCFIHTAVFVSFNKVCTSQYFLWYLCLLPLVVSRLTLGWRRGLGLLLLWFVGQALWLSPAYYLEFEGQNTFALIWIAGLLFLLINSLILGQIISHYRPADAQLKKTD, encoded by the exons atggatgctCGGCTCTGTGTGCTGCTCAGCGGCGCGGTTCTGATCCgctgtgtgctgctgtgcatcggTGTGTATCAGGATCAGAGTCTGCAGCTCAAGTACACGGATGTGGATTATCACGTGTTCACGGACGCCTCCAGGTTCATCACACAG GGTCAGAGTCCGTATGAGAGATCCACGTACCGCTACACTCCTCTGCTGGCGCTGCTGCTGACGCCGAACGTGCTTCTGAGCGCTCACTGCGGGAAGCTGCTGTTCGTGGGCTGTGATCTTCTGTCCGCTCTGCTGCTCTTCCGGCTGCTGGTTCTGCGTGGCTCGTCTCGGAGCTCGGCGAGGGTTTACTGCGGTCTGTGGCTGTTTAACCCTCTGACCATCGGTGTGTCCACCCGTGGGAACGCAGAGTCTCTGCTGGCTGTGCTGGTTCTGTCCTCACTGCTGTGTCTGGAGTCCAGGAGACGGACGTCTGCAGCGCTTCTGTTCGGTCTGTCCGTCCACATGAAGATCTACCCGGTCACTTACGCGCTGCCCATCGCTCTCTCCCTGACCGGAGCACCGTCCCGCGGCCGAGGACTGATCCAGAACCTGCTCCGCTGCTTCAACAGGGATCTGCTGCAGTTTGCGGCCGTTTCTGGATCAGTGTTCTTGGCTCTGAACCTCATCTTCTACAACAT GTACGGCTGGGAGTTCCTCCAGGAGTCGTATCTGTTCCACCTGACGCGCAGAGACATCCGTCACAACTTCTCTCCGTACTTCTACATGCTGTATGTGACGGCGGAGCATCGCTGTAGCGGCGTCCTGTCGCTCGTCTGCTTCCTGCcccagctgctgctgctgctgctgtcctCGCTGGCCTTCCGCTCTGACCTGCCCTTCTGCTGCTTCATCCACACCGCCGTCTTCGTCAGCTTCAACAAAGTCTGCACTTCACAG TATTTTCTGTGGTATCTGTGTCTGCTGCCGCTGGTTGTGTCTCGACTGACGCTGGGTTGGAGACGAGGTCtcgggctgctgctgctgtggttTGTGGGACAG GCGCTGTGGCTGTCGCCGGCGTATTATCTGGAGTTCGAGGGCCAGAACACTTTTGCTCTCATCTGGATCGCCGGCCTGCTGTTCCTCCTCATAAACTCTCTCATACTGGGACAAATAATCTCCCATTACAGACCCGCGGACGCCCAGCTGAAGAAGACCGACTGA